In the genome of Ureibacillus sp. FSL W7-1570, the window TCGGAGGCCAAATGGACTTAAGACCAACCATTTTACACTTGTTGGGCATCGATACTTCAAACGACATGCAATTGGGCGCCGATTTGTTCTCTGACGAACATGAAGACTTTGTCATCTTCCGTGACGGCCGATTTGTAACAGATAAATACGTATATGCGGATGAAACATGTTTCGATCGTGCAACAGGGGAAGAAACGGATATTCAAGGTTGTAAGCCATATATTGAGCGGGCACAGAAAGAACTTGAGTATTCTGACAAGATTATCAATGGCGACTTGTTAAGATTCTATGATGAAGAAACAGGAAATTTATTATCAGATGCTGTGAAATAATAAAAAGGGATAGCTTGGTACATTCCAGGTTATCCCTTTTTTATTTTGGCAAATAAAAAACGAGATACTTTATGTACCTCGTTTTTTATACTTTCATTATATTGCTGGTGGATAGCCTTGGTGAACGATAGTCATGATTACAAACCAACCAAAAACTATACCAGAAGCAAGTCCAAAAATGATAGCGAGTACATTTTTCGCTTTGATTGCGCGGAATGCAGCAACTAATGAAAGAATTGCAATTAAACCAAATAAAACCATTAATAAGTTCATTAAAATATTACACTCCTTTCGACATCCACAGAGTATGTCGGTAAAAGAATATTCCTACTCTATTTTATAGCAACGGTCATAAAATGTCGAGGTTAAAAAGTGACGTTTATTTGAACAACATAAATTATTTCATCAATGGAATTCAAATGGTTTCGGAATGTTCATTTTTTCCAAACCATTGTATAATACGCTAGAGGTGATGAAATTGTTGGATGTGAAAATATTGACTGTCGGACCTGTGCAGGCGAATTGCTACATCGTGAGCAATGAAGCGAAAGATTGCATCATTTTTGATCCCGGTGAAGAGGGGGATAGAATCATTTCGGCCATACAAGCCCAACAGTTGCGACCAAAGGCGGTCTTTTTGACTCACGCCCATTTTGACCATATTGGCGCTGTGGATGAAGTAAGGGAAGCTTTCAATATCCCTGTATACATCCATAAAGAAGAAGAGGATTGGTTGATGGATCCAAATAAAAACGGGTCCGGAAAATATGCGGCATTGCCAACCTATCGTTTGCAACCGGCTGATGTAATCATCGACAAAGAACAATCGTTTGAAGTGGCCGGCATGAGGTTTTCAGCCGTATTTACCCCTGGCCATTCACCAGGAAGCATTTCCTATATTTTTAAGGAAGATGGATTTGCCATTGTGGGCGACACACTGTTTCAAGGAAGCATCGGCCGGACGGATCTCCTCGGCGGTTCCATGGAAGTGTTGCTTTCATCCATTCATGAGAAATTGCTTGTGCTGCCTGATGACTTTATTATTTATCCAGGCCATGGCCCTTATACAACACCTGCCCATGAGATGGATTCAAATCCGTTTCTGCATGGATTTTAATTTGGGCAAAATAAAAAAGCATCGGATATCTCCGATGCTTTTTTGCTGTCCATTATTAATGTCCCGCACCAGGTACGTGTATAAATGTCGTGTAATAAGTGAAACCAGCAAAGAATATTGTCAAATATGCTCCGAAAATGTACATGTACATGCGTTCTGAAAGGTTTAAGAAGCCTAATAATAAGAATAATACCGAATTACCAACAAATAATAGCGAAACCTCGACCATATCGCCAAGGTAGAACATTACGGCGAAAATACCTGTCCAGAATGCTAAAACTTTATACATATTAGCCATGTCGATTCCCTCCTTTTTGTAGCGACACAATATTTCAATGTTTATTATAAATGATAATTGACAATATTGTAAACTGAATACTTCAATAGATTTGTGACAATCAAGTGTAAAATTTTACAACGCTATATTTGGCACATTGATTTCATACTTGCAAAACTCGCAATCATGAATCATGCTTTCAAATTGAACAAAACTGTTTTCTTCAAATAACGCATCGATTTGCCCTTTAATATAGGATTTATGAAGATCGCATATAATATCGCTATGTTCTGTGAGCTGGCTTCTGAAAGGGCAATTGTAGATTGTCAAAATGACTTTTTTTCCTTTTTCAGTATCCACGATTTTCGGAATGTACCCGACAAGTAAAGCCGCTTCGGACAACATTTCCACTCTGTCTTCAAAATTGATTGGCGAATTCATTTTTACAAGACGGGACCGCATTTCGCTGTATCCATCTTCATAACTGATTTTCTTCGCTTTTTCCAACCCTTCTTGGCCAAATTCATAAACAAGTTCAATCGCCCATTTGATCAAATGTTTGTCTTCCCGTTTTGGAAAACTCAAGTCGACTCCTTGTTCAGACACTTTGTAAATACGGCCGGGTCTTCCGCCTTTCCCTGATTTTAGAAAATCAGCGGTGATCAGGTTGATTTCCGCGAGTTTTGTTAAATGCAATCTTGCCACGTTCGGGTGGATGTTGAATTTATCTGCAATATCTTGAACGGTAAAAAATCTTTTTTGTTGCAACATGTATTCATATATTTGGAAACGAGTTTCATCTGCCAAAGTACTCGCAATTTTTAATGGATGCAACATTCTGTTATCCCACCTTTAGTAATATTATGCTACTACAATTGTATCTTTATTTTTAATGAAATGATAGTGAAAATGCATGTCCAATGAGGAAGAGTAGGAAAATATTCAAAATTTGTAATAAAATTTGTCAAAAACTTTTCGAAAACAAAGATTTCAGCAGGAAATTGGTCTGAAATAAAAATTTTCTGAAAAAGACTTTTCGGAATGGAGTCTTCATTTTATACTATATTAAAAACAGCGGTCACAATTTAGGTGTGGGAAGCAGGTGATCTGTTTGGATGTAGAGTCTGTCGTTGAGACAAAATCCAACCAGCTTTTGTTGAAGGCTTTGCATTTTGGAGCCAGCGACATTTATATTGAACCGGCTCCAAACCAATACATCATTCATTTTCGGAAATATGGAAAGCTGTTCCCTGCAGGCCATTACCCCATCCATTTAGGTGAACGAATCATCTCCTATTTCAAATTCAAATCTTCTTTGGATATCAGTGAAAAAAGAAAACCCCAAAGCGGTTCCTTTGAAGAATCGTTGAGTGACCATTTGTATGCCTTTCGGGTATCCACTTTGCCTTCCGTTTATAAAAGAGAAAGCCTCGTGATTCGATTATTTCTTCAAAATGCCTCATATCCCATTTCTTCTTTATGTTATTTTCGCCATTCAGCAGAAAACTTATTACGATTGGTTTCAAATCATCAAGGGCTGATTTTGTTTTGCGGGGCGACCGGAACCGGCAAAACGACCACTCTGTATTCTTTGGCCAAATATTGCAGCGAAACATTGGGCAGGCATGTGATTTCGCTGGAAGATCCGGTGGAAAACAGCCAGTCCCATATGCTTCAAATTCAGGTGAATGAACGGGCGGGAATTACCTATGCCAGCGGATTGAAAGCGATTCTGCGGCATTCCCCCGATGTGATCCTGATAGGTGAAATCAGGGATGAAGAGACCGCTCAAATTGCCGTCCGCGCCTCATTGTCGGGTCATTTGGTGTTGTCCACCATCCATGCAAAAGATACGGTGAATTGCATCTACCGGCTACGGGATTTGAATGTTTCTTTGGAAGAAATTCGGCAAGCCGTGATAGCGATTATTGCGCAATGTTTAATACCAACTCAAGATAGCGATGGCCGAAAAGCCATATATGAAATTTTGGCCGGTGATTTTTTAAATGAAGCGATTAAAGCCGCCATGGAGGGAAAGGAGTACCGATTGCCTGTTGAACAAACGCTGGAGTATCAAATTACGTGGATTGATTCAGGAGAACACCATGCTACATCAAATAGGTAAAAGTGTCGATTTCCCTTTTTTCAAAAACAGGAAGGACAAAGTGCGCAACGTTCCATCCCTTTTAAAACGGATTGGGACATTAATGAAAGAAGGGTACACCTTTTCGGATGCTTTGTTCATGCTGCTTCCGTATCACGTGGATGATCCGGAAAAATGGAATGGCATGATGCAGCAACAATTCAACAGTGGTTCACGGGTTTCGGATATATTGAAATATTTTCCCATCCCCAAACATTTTCTGCTATTAACAAATATTGCGGAAGAGAAAGGGGAGTTGGCGGAATCGTTGCACCACATCAGCGGACAAATGGAATTTCAGCGGGAGATGGCAAGAAAAGTGGCCAAGCTGTTGGCATATCCGGTTTTTTTGATAACGATATTGGCAATCGTTTTTGTTATATTTCGGAACTATTTTTTGCCGAATATGCAACAAATTGCAACGTCCACCAATTCAGCGGGGATTGCCAGCCTAAAATTGGCCATGGTATTGCTTCATTTTCCGGATTTTCTGATTGCGGCCACAGTTGTCGGCGTGGTGTCAACAATTGGCATGATTCACTATATACGTAAACGTGATATTGCAGAGCAGTTGAACATGCTGCTTAAAATCCCTGTTGTCAATTATGTTTATAAATTGCATTTGACAAGACAATTTTCCCATTTGCTTGGAAGTTTATTGTTATCCGGTATTTCTCTTCAACATGCATTGTCGATCCTGGAAGAACAAGAAATGAGCCGGCATGTGTCTTATGTCGCCGCATTATTGAAACATAGGGTTATTTTCGGCGATTCATTGGGGGAAGCGGTGAAAATCCTCGGATTGTTTACACCCAAGTTTGATGAATTTATAAAGCATGGTGAAAGAAGCGGCCACCTGGGACGTGAAATGCTCATTTTCAGCGAATTGCTTGATGGGAAAATCCAATCGATGCTCAAAACTTGCATGGCAACCATTCAGCCGCTTTTCTTCATACTGATTGCCCTTTGCATTGTTGCGGCTTATATCAGCATGCTGCTTCCGGTATACGACCTGGTGGAAATCATGTGAAAGGGGTGCTGGAATGAAAAATCAGAAAGGTTTCACATTGATCGAGATGCTGATCGTGCTGTTTATCATTTCCATCCTGATTTTGATCACTGTTCCAAACATCATGAAACACATGAATACGATTGATGACAAAGGTTGCAAGGCGTACGTGCAGATGGTGCAGGGCCAGGTGGAATCTTACCGAATGGAACACAAAACCATTCCCACATTGGACGATTTGGTAGAAAAAGAATATTTGAAAGAAGGGATGGAGAAATGTCCAAATGGAATGGATATTGAAATTCAATCGGACGGAACGGTTAATGTGGCCAAAAATTGACGGGGAAGAATGGGAATGAAAGATGAGAAAGGCTTTACTTTGCTGGAAATGCTGTTAGTGTTGATGATTGTGTCATTGATTGGCATGATCGGTGTGACAATCCCGGTCAAAATGACGGAAAAAATGATTGTGGAACAGTTCTTCCACCAATTGAAACTGGACATCCAAATGGCTCAAATGTGGGCGCTCGAAAATGAGAAGGGCTGTTATGTTTCTTTTTCATCCTCGAACAGTTACCGGATATATCATCAAATGAATGACGTCCTCATCGAGAGAAAAATTCCGGATATGATTTCGATTAATGATTTCAGCAATTTGTCCACTCTATCCATCAATACAAAGGGCGGGGTAAAAAACTTCGGGACGATCACTTTTCAGACCCCGTACGGAGAAAAAAGCATCATCATCAACATCGATAAAGGAAGAATCCGTTATGTGGAATGAAAAAGGGGCCTCCCTGATTGAATCGCTGTTTGTCATCAGCATCCTCTTTGTTTTGATGGGTTTTCTTCCTTTTGTATATCAGCTCCAACATTCCCTTTACAATAAGACCCTGGAATTGCACGCTTCCGAAGTGGCTTATGAGGGAGTGCGTATTGCAAAGACAACCGGGATTAGTGAAGGGACAAAATGGATTGATCATGCGGAATTTCGTTGGACTTTCCAAAAAGATACGATTTGTGTTCATTTCACCAATCTGGATAAGGAACGATTGAAATGCATCGATGCCAATGGAGAGTACGAAACAATAGAAACGGCTTTACACTGATTGAGGCGCTTTTTCATCTGCTGACTTTCACCCTGCTCGCCCAGCTCATATTGGCCATATATTTATTGATACAACAATGGAACGATACCTTTCTTGCGGACGAACAGATAAAATGGGAAATTTTTATACAGGATTTTCAACAATATTTGATTGATATCGAGGATGTTTATTGGATGGCAAATTCTTTATACATAGTCGAATCACCATCGAAAACCCTCAAAATTAACAAGATTTCAGATGTCATCCGGCTGCAAGTAAACGGGCAGGGATATGTGCCGTTGCTCATTGGAATTCAAAATGCCGAGTTTGTCATCTCGGACAACCTGTTGACAGTGAAAGTCAGGTTTTTGAATGGAATAGAGAAGGAGAGAACGTTATTTGTCCAATATAAAAAATGAAAAAGGAGTTATGTATCCCATCGCCATCCTGCTGCTATTTTTTGTAATGTCTTTTGTAATGTTTTACAGCACATCCTATTTAACGCAATTTTCAATCATTAATTCATTGGAAAACGTCAATGTTCGTGCTACGATTAACTTATTGAATCGATAACTGGGAGTTTTGTGTAGAAAGGTGTCAAAAATGAGAAAAATATATTTGGTAGGATTCATGGGATGCGGAAAGAGTGCAATTGGACGCCAATTAAGCTATGTATTGCGGATGCCCTTTTATGATATGGATAAAGAGATTGTAAGGCAACAGGGGATGCCGATTCCTGAAATTTTTGAAAAATACGGAGAGGAGCATTTTCGGAATCTCGAAACGGAATTTTTGAGAAATTTCCGGGATGAAGCTTGTATTATTGCCACTGGCGGCGGGGTTGCGATGAGACCGGAAAACCGGGAAATCATGAGAAGGACAGGCCTCGTTTTCTTTCTGGATGCTCCTTTTGAAGATATTTACAACCGGATCAAAAATGATAAAAATCGCCCGATCGCCCAACGTTCGACAAAAAAAGAGCTGGAACGACTATTTTATTACAGAAGAAAATTTTATAAAAGAGCAGCCCATATCCGCGTCTTTACGCATAATCGAACAATCCGTCAAGTGGTAAATTACATGGCATTCCAAGTGAACCGTTTGAAAGGCGAATGAACATAAATTATATTTGAAAAATGTTCGCTTTTTATACAGGATTTTAAAAAAATGTTGCCTTACATCCTGTTCAATGTTAGGATATTGGCAAAGATATAATGATTGTTCAACTTGATAATGGCGGATGATTGTGCGGGGAGAGAACGTGTTTACGTCGCCGAAGGAGCAAGTAGGGGAACTATGAATCTCTCAGGCAAAAAGACTCGTACGGGACGCAACTCTGGAGAGCGCTGATTTTTCAGCCACCCAAGGGGAAAGCCTGCTTTTACAGTAGGTGTAACTTTCAGGTGAAAGGACAGAGAATTCCTAAAACAAGGGGATTTTCTGTCCTTTTTTACCTATATTAATTAATGAGCTTTTAAAGAGGATCCAGTAAAGGGAGGTTTCTTGATGGGAGAATTAAAAAGAACACCATTATTTGACGAGTATGCCAAATATGGTGCGAAAACCATTGACTTTGGAGGATGGGAACTGCCTGTCCAATTTTCATCGATCAAAGAAGAACATGAAGCTGTAAGAAAACGAGCAGGACTATTTGACGTATCCCATATGGGAGAAATCATTGTCGAAGGGAAAGATGCGCTCGGGTTCCTGCAAAAAATATTATCCAATGACATCTCAAAAATTCCTGTAGGTGGCGCACAATACAATGTAATGTGCTATGAAAATGGCGGGGTTGTTGATGATTTAATCGTATACAACCTTGGAAATGATCAGTATCTGCTTGTAGTGAATGCTGCGAATATTGAGAAAGATTTTGAATGGCTGAAAAAGCATGCCCAAGGCGAAGTGGATATTACAAACAAATCCGATGAATATGCCATGATTGCTCTTCAAGGGCCGCTTTCAGAAAAAATATTGCAAACATTGACGGAGGAAGAGTTGAAAGAAATAAAACCATTCCATTTCAAAGCTTCCGCAACGGTTGGCGGCTATCCGGTATTGCTTTCCCGCAGCGGTTATACAGGAGAAGACGGGTTTGAACTATATGGGGAGCCGAAAGCGATTGTGGCACTGTGGCATAAAATTTTAGGGGCCGGAAAAGAGGATGGACTCATTCCGTGTGGTCTTGGCGCCCGTGACACATTGCGCTTTGAAGCATGTCTGCCGCTTTATGGGCAAGAATTATCTGAATCCATCTCACCTCTTGAAGCAGGTATCGGATTTGCGGTGAAACTTCAAAAAGAGTCGGATTTTATCGGCAAGGAAGCGCTAATCAAACAAAAGGAACAAGGGCTTTCAAGAAAACTTGTCGGCATTGAAATGATTGAAAAAGGTATTCCTCGCCATGGCTATAAAGTCTTTAAAGGTGACGCAGAAATCGGCGTTGTAACAACCGGAACACAAGTACCTTCCACAAAACGGAATTTGGGATTAGCCCTGTTGGATAGCCAATATGCTGATTTGGGCACAGAAGTGGATGTGGAAATCCGGAATAAGAAGGTAAAAGCGCAAGTGGTGCCGAAACCTTTTTATAAACGGGAAAAATAATTAATGGAGGTCAAAAAATGAAGCATCGATATCTTCCAATGACGGAACAGGACAAACAGGAAATGCTCGCTACCATTGGAGTGGAAAGCATTGACGATTTATTTGCGGACATTCCAGAAGAGGTGCGTTTTAAAGGGCTTTACAATATTAAAGAGGCAGTATCTGAATCTGAATTATTGAAAGAACTGAAAGCATTAGCAGATAAAAATACGAATACGGAATCAGCTGTTTCATTTTTGGGCGCAGGTGTATACAATCACTATAAACCTGCCATTGTTGATCATGTCATTTCCCGTTCGGAATTCTATACCGCTTATACGCCATATCAACCGGAAATTTCACAAGGGGAATTACAGGCAATTTTTGAATTCCAGACAATGATTGCGGAATTGACGGGAATGGATTTGGCCAACTCGTCCATGTATGATGGGGGAACGGCTCTTGCAGAGGCGGGAATGCTTGCCGCCGGTTCCACTAGACGGAAAAAACTTTTAGTGTCTGAAGCTATTCATCCGGAATACCGTGAAGTCGTGAAAACTTATGCCTATGGCCAATCCATTGAAGTGGTGACAGTGCCAACCAAGGATGGCGTCACAGATATTGAAGCGTTGAAAGAATTGATCGATGAACAAACAGCCGCGATTATGGTGCAATATCCAAACTTCTTCGGCCAAATTGAAGACATTAAAAAAATTGGCGAAATGGCCCATGAAGCGAAAGGATTATTCATTGTATCAGCCAACCCGCTGGCATTAGGCGTTTTAACACCTCCTGGAAAATTGGGTGCGGATATTACGGTTGGAGATGTGCAACCGTTCGGAATTCCTGAAAGTTTCGGAGGGCCGCATTGCGGTTATTTTGCCACAACGTCAAAATTAATGCGCAAAGTTCCTGGACGTTTGGTCGGACAAACGGTGGACCAGGACGGACGGCGCGGTTTCGTGTTGACGTTGCAAGCCCGTGAACAACATATTCGCCGGGAAAAAGCGACTTCAAATATCTGTTCCAACCAAGCCTTGCTTGCCCTTGCCGCTTCTGTTGCCATGACGGCTTTAGGCAAACGCGGCATCCAAGAGATGGCGAAGCAAAATATTGTAAAAACTCGTTATGCAAAAACGGCATTTGAGAAAGCAGGATTCACGGTTCCGTTCCAAGGGGCTCATTTTAACGAAATCGTTGTGAAAGTGAATAAGCCGGTGAGTGAGATCAATCAAAAATTATTGGAAAAAGGCATCATTGGCGGCTATGATTTGGGCCGCGACTATCCGCATCTTGAGAACCATGTACTGATTGCCGTAACAGAATTGCGTACGAAAGAAGAAATTGACCAACTCGTGCAAGAAATGGGGGCTTACAATGCATAACGAAAATCAACCGCTCATTTTTGAATTATCAAAAGAAGGCCGCATCGGTTACAGCTTGCCGGAATTGGATGTGCCCGAAGTGGAATTATCCGAATTGATTCCGCAAGAATATTTGCGTGAAGAGCCGGCCGAGCTTCCGGAAGTGTCTGAATTGGATATTATGCGCCACTACACTGCGCTGTCCCGCCGCAATCATGGTGTGGATTCCGGGTTTTATCCGCTGGGCTCATGCACAATGAAATACAATCCGAAAATAAATGAAGAAGTTGCCCGTTTCTCCGGATTTGCAAACATTCATCCATTGCAGGATGAATCTACAGTGCAAGGGGCAATGGAATTGATGTATGAACTGCAAACGGCTTTAAAAGAAATTACCGGCATGGATGAAGTGACATTGCAACCTGCTGCCGGCGCCCATGGTGAATGGACGGCGTTGATGTTGATCCGTGCCTATCATGAAGCGAATGGGGAAGGGCACCGGAACAAAGTGATTGTACCGGACTCTGCCCATGGTACGAACCCTGCCAGCGCTGCAGTTGCCGGATTCGAAATCATTACGGTGAAATCCGATGAAAACGGATTGGTCGACTTGGAAGATTTGCGCCGTGTCGTCAGGGAAGATACAGCGGCTCTCATGTTGACAAATCCGAACACGCTCGGTTTGTTTGAAGAACATATTGTCGAGATTGCCGAAATTGTTCATAGCGTCGGCGGGAAAGTATACTATGATGGAGCCAACTTGAATGCGGTTATGTCCAAAGCGCGCCCTGGCGATATGGGATTTGACTGCGTTCACTTGAACTTGCATAAAACCTTTACTGGCCCGCACGGTGGGGGAGGTCCAGGCTCCGGTCCGGTTGGCGTGAAAAAAGATCTAATCCCATTCTTGCCAAAACCGGTGCTTGTGAAAAAAGAAGATGGCACGTTCCATTTCGATTACGACCGTCCGCAATCCATCGGCCGGGTTAAACCATTCTACGGCAACTTCGGCATCAATGTGCGTGCCTATGCGTATATTCGCTCCATGGGTCCGGAAGGATTAAAATTGGTGACAGAGTATGCCGTATTAAATGCGAATTACATGATGAGAAGACTTTCGCCATATTTCGACCTGCCATATGATCGCCATTGCAAACATGAATTCGTTCTATCCGGACGCCGTCAGAAAAAACTGGGTGTCCGCACGTTGGATATTGCGAAACGTCTTCTTGATTTCGGCTACCATCCACCGACAATCTACTTCCCGTTGATTGTGGAAGAAGGAATGATGATTGAGCCGACGGAAACCGAATCAAAGGAAACGTTGGATGCTTTCTGTGATGCGCTGATTCAAATTGCAAAAGAAGCGGAGGAGAATCCTTCGATCGTTCAAGAAGCACCGCATACAACGGTTGTAAGCCGCCTGGATGAAACGCAGGCTGCAAGACATCCGGTTTTGCGTTATCAAAAGCAATAATAAAAAAATATCCATGAGGGCTTGACCTCATGGATATTTTTATTGAGAGATTTTGAAAAATAAAAATGGCAAAAAGTTATCATTAAAAATTTTTAAAAGTTAAACGAAATAGAAATTAAGTACAAAATTTTAATTTTTCGTTTTCACTTTTCCTGTCCAAGTTTTAAAACCGCCTTGAAGTTGATAAAGCTGGTTATAGCCCTTTTTCTTCAGGAAAAGCGCTGCCCGTGAACTTCTCGTCATATTTTGGCAATATAAATATACAGGAAGATCCGGACGAATTTCTTTGTAACGTTGACGCAATTGGGTGAAAGGAATGTTGCGTGCTCCCAGGATATGTCCCGATTCGAATTCCTTCGCTTCCCGAACATCAATCAGTTGGGCTTTGCGGTATCCTTTGATGAATTCCTCCTGCGTCAAATTTGTGACAGCCTTTTTCAAACGGAATGAGCTGACAACCACATAGATAATGATGACTCCTAGAATGATTGCAATTGTATATAATACTGTCGCCACTTCAAAATTTCTCCTTTCTATTTACATAGAACATTATAAATAAGAAAGTGGCATTCGTCCATTCAGTTTGATACAATGAGAAAGTTGTGAGGTGGGAAACGAATGAAAACGAAATGGTATTTTATTAATTCAGGACCATGCAGTCCGTCTTATAATATGGCATTGGACGAAGCGTTGCTTGATTTTCACAGCAAAAATGAAATCCCGCCGGTGATCCGGTTTTATCAATGGAATCCGCCGACACTTTCCATCGGTTATTTCCAAAAAGCGAAGGACATCAATTT includes:
- a CDS encoding MBL fold metallo-hydrolase yields the protein MLDVKILTVGPVQANCYIVSNEAKDCIIFDPGEEGDRIISAIQAQQLRPKAVFLTHAHFDHIGAVDEVREAFNIPVYIHKEEEDWLMDPNKNGSGKYAALPTYRLQPADVIIDKEQSFEVAGMRFSAVFTPGHSPGSISYIFKEDGFAIVGDTLFQGSIGRTDLLGGSMEVLLSSIHEKLLVLPDDFIIYPGHGPYTTPAHEMDSNPFLHGF
- the gcvT gene encoding glycine cleavage system aminomethyltransferase GcvT codes for the protein MMGELKRTPLFDEYAKYGAKTIDFGGWELPVQFSSIKEEHEAVRKRAGLFDVSHMGEIIVEGKDALGFLQKILSNDISKIPVGGAQYNVMCYENGGVVDDLIVYNLGNDQYLLVVNAANIEKDFEWLKKHAQGEVDITNKSDEYAMIALQGPLSEKILQTLTEEELKEIKPFHFKASATVGGYPVLLSRSGYTGEDGFELYGEPKAIVALWHKILGAGKEDGLIPCGLGARDTLRFEACLPLYGQELSESISPLEAGIGFAVKLQKESDFIGKEALIKQKEQGLSRKLVGIEMIEKGIPRHGYKVFKGDAEIGVVTTGTQVPSTKRNLGLALLDSQYADLGTEVDVEIRNKKVKAQVVPKPFYKREK
- a CDS encoding DUF2626 family protein — its product is MANMYKVLAFWTGIFAVMFYLGDMVEVSLLFVGNSVLFLLLGFLNLSERMYMYIFGAYLTIFFAGFTYYTTFIHVPGAGH
- the comGA gene encoding competence type IV pilus ATPase ComGA, coding for MICLDVESVVETKSNQLLLKALHFGASDIYIEPAPNQYIIHFRKYGKLFPAGHYPIHLGERIISYFKFKSSLDISEKRKPQSGSFEESLSDHLYAFRVSTLPSVYKRESLVIRLFLQNASYPISSLCYFRHSAENLLRLVSNHQGLILFCGATGTGKTTTLYSLAKYCSETLGRHVISLEDPVENSQSHMLQIQVNERAGITYASGLKAILRHSPDVILIGEIRDEETAQIAVRASLSGHLVLSTIHAKDTVNCIYRLRDLNVSLEEIRQAVIAIIAQCLIPTQDSDGRKAIYEILAGDFLNEAIKAAMEGKEYRLPVEQTLEYQITWIDSGEHHATSNR
- a CDS encoding helix-turn-helix domain-containing protein, yielding MLHPLKIASTLADETRFQIYEYMLQQKRFFTVQDIADKFNIHPNVARLHLTKLAEINLITADFLKSGKGGRPGRIYKVSEQGVDLSFPKREDKHLIKWAIELVYEFGQEGLEKAKKISYEDGYSEMRSRLVKMNSPINFEDRVEMLSEAALLVGYIPKIVDTEKGKKVILTIYNCPFRSQLTEHSDIICDLHKSYIKGQIDALFEENSFVQFESMIHDCEFCKYEINVPNIAL
- a CDS encoding DUF2759 domain-containing protein; this translates as MNLLMVLFGLIAILSLVAAFRAIKAKNVLAIIFGLASGIVFGWFVIMTIVHQGYPPAI
- the comGC gene encoding competence type IV pilus major pilin ComGC, with the protein product MKNQKGFTLIEMLIVLFIISILILITVPNIMKHMNTIDDKGCKAYVQMVQGQVESYRMEHKTIPTLDDLVEKEYLKEGMEKCPNGMDIEIQSDGTVNVAKN
- the comGF gene encoding competence type IV pilus minor pilin ComGF, with product MHRCQWRVRNNRNGFTLIEALFHLLTFTLLAQLILAIYLLIQQWNDTFLADEQIKWEIFIQDFQQYLIDIEDVYWMANSLYIVESPSKTLKINKISDVIRLQVNGQGYVPLLIGIQNAEFVISDNLLTVKVRFLNGIEKERTLFVQYKK
- a CDS encoding shikimate kinase is translated as MRKIYLVGFMGCGKSAIGRQLSYVLRMPFYDMDKEIVRQQGMPIPEIFEKYGEEHFRNLETEFLRNFRDEACIIATGGGVAMRPENREIMRRTGLVFFLDAPFEDIYNRIKNDKNRPIAQRSTKKELERLFYYRRKFYKRAAHIRVFTHNRTIRQVVNYMAFQVNRLKGE
- the gcvPA gene encoding aminomethyl-transferring glycine dehydrogenase subunit GcvPA, with product MKHRYLPMTEQDKQEMLATIGVESIDDLFADIPEEVRFKGLYNIKEAVSESELLKELKALADKNTNTESAVSFLGAGVYNHYKPAIVDHVISRSEFYTAYTPYQPEISQGELQAIFEFQTMIAELTGMDLANSSMYDGGTALAEAGMLAAGSTRRKKLLVSEAIHPEYREVVKTYAYGQSIEVVTVPTKDGVTDIEALKELIDEQTAAIMVQYPNFFGQIEDIKKIGEMAHEAKGLFIVSANPLALGVLTPPGKLGADITVGDVQPFGIPESFGGPHCGYFATTSKLMRKVPGRLVGQTVDQDGRRGFVLTLQAREQHIRREKATSNICSNQALLALAASVAMTALGKRGIQEMAKQNIVKTRYAKTAFEKAGFTVPFQGAHFNEIVVKVNKPVSEINQKLLEKGIIGGYDLGRDYPHLENHVLIAVTELRTKEEIDQLVQEMGAYNA
- the comGB gene encoding competence type IV pilus assembly protein ComGB, which encodes MLHQIGKSVDFPFFKNRKDKVRNVPSLLKRIGTLMKEGYTFSDALFMLLPYHVDDPEKWNGMMQQQFNSGSRVSDILKYFPIPKHFLLLTNIAEEKGELAESLHHISGQMEFQREMARKVAKLLAYPVFLITILAIVFVIFRNYFLPNMQQIATSTNSAGIASLKLAMVLLHFPDFLIAATVVGVVSTIGMIHYIRKRDIAEQLNMLLKIPVVNYVYKLHLTRQFSHLLGSLLLSGISLQHALSILEEQEMSRHVSYVAALLKHRVIFGDSLGEAVKILGLFTPKFDEFIKHGERSGHLGREMLIFSELLDGKIQSMLKTCMATIQPLFFILIALCIVAAYISMLLPVYDLVEIM
- the comGD gene encoding competence type IV pilus minor pilin ComGD, translating into MKDEKGFTLLEMLLVLMIVSLIGMIGVTIPVKMTEKMIVEQFFHQLKLDIQMAQMWALENEKGCYVSFSSSNSYRIYHQMNDVLIERKIPDMISINDFSNLSTLSINTKGGVKNFGTITFQTPYGEKSIIINIDKGRIRYVE